One stretch of Lysobacter sp. KIS68-7 DNA includes these proteins:
- the zapE gene encoding cell division protein ZapE: MSESTMPSAAYAAGVARGEWQDDPAQHPALRELDRMHDALSQPVEGRGFFGRLFGNGNATPAAPQGLYLWGGVGRGKTFLIDLFYDGLPITQKRRTHFHRFMREVHERLRAHAGERDPLAAIAKEWRASLRVLVLDEFFVSDIGDAMLLARLLERLFAEGIALVTSSNAAPADLYKDGLQRARFLPAIALVQQHCVVVHLDSPQDYRLRALTQSPVYRAPLDAESDAWLRERWEALSHGCPREEGPFVVDGRTIASRELAEGLAWFDFAALCEGPRGTSDYIELARECHTLLLGGIPHFTPLKDDAARRFVNLVDELYDRHVNLVCTADATPMQLYSGERLLGAFERTASRLIEMQSADYLALEHRA, encoded by the coding sequence ATGAGCGAATCGACGATGCCATCGGCGGCCTACGCCGCCGGTGTGGCGCGAGGCGAATGGCAGGACGATCCGGCGCAGCATCCCGCGTTGCGCGAACTGGATCGGATGCACGACGCCTTGTCGCAGCCCGTCGAGGGGCGCGGGTTCTTCGGGCGCCTGTTCGGCAATGGGAATGCGACGCCTGCCGCGCCGCAAGGCCTGTACCTGTGGGGCGGCGTGGGCCGCGGCAAGACCTTCCTGATCGACCTGTTCTACGACGGTCTGCCGATCACGCAGAAGCGCCGCACGCATTTCCACCGCTTCATGCGCGAAGTGCACGAGCGGCTGCGCGCGCATGCCGGCGAACGCGATCCGCTCGCCGCGATCGCGAAGGAATGGCGCGCGTCCCTGCGCGTGCTGGTGCTCGATGAATTCTTCGTCAGCGACATCGGCGATGCGATGTTGCTCGCGCGCCTGCTCGAACGCCTGTTCGCCGAAGGCATCGCGCTGGTCACCAGCTCCAACGCCGCGCCCGCCGACCTCTACAAGGACGGCCTGCAGCGCGCGCGCTTCCTGCCGGCGATCGCGCTGGTGCAGCAGCATTGCGTCGTCGTGCACCTGGACAGCCCGCAGGACTATCGCCTGCGCGCGTTGACGCAATCACCCGTTTATCGCGCGCCGCTCGACGCGGAGTCCGATGCGTGGCTGCGCGAACGCTGGGAGGCCTTGAGCCACGGTTGCCCGCGCGAAGAAGGGCCCTTCGTCGTCGACGGCCGCACGATTGCTTCGCGCGAACTGGCCGAGGGCCTGGCCTGGTTCGATTTCGCGGCGCTCTGCGAAGGCCCGCGTGGTACGTCGGATTACATCGAACTCGCGCGCGAATGCCACACGCTGCTCCTCGGCGGCATCCCGCATTTCACGCCGCTGAAGGACGATGCCGCGCGGCGCTTCGTCAATCTCGTCGACGAGCTCTACGACCGCCACGTCAACCTGGTCTGCACCGCGGACGCCACGCCGATGCAGCTGTATTCCGGCGAACGCCTGCTCGGCGCCTTCGAGCGCACTGCATCGCGCCTGATCGAGATGCAGTCGGCCGATTACCTCGCGCTCGAACACCGCGCTTAA
- a CDS encoding pseudouridine synthase: MLIAFNKPYGVLSQFTDRSVPPRPTLATFGLPPGVYAAGRLDADSEGLLLLTDDGPLAHRLSDPRHKQPKTYWVQVEGSPTDDMLARLRAGVMLNDGPTLPAEATLLPPPALWPRDPPVRFRKTVPDAWIALTITEGRNRQVRRMTAAVGLPTLRLVRVAVGPHRIEGLAPGTWRKIG, encoded by the coding sequence ATGCTGATTGCGTTCAACAAACCCTACGGGGTGCTGTCGCAATTCACCGATCGCAGCGTGCCGCCGCGGCCGACCCTGGCCACGTTCGGCCTGCCGCCCGGCGTATACGCCGCCGGGCGGTTGGATGCGGATTCCGAAGGCCTGTTGTTGTTGACCGACGACGGGCCGCTCGCGCATCGCCTGAGCGATCCGCGGCACAAGCAACCCAAGACCTACTGGGTGCAGGTGGAAGGCTCGCCCACCGACGACATGCTCGCCCGGTTGCGCGCAGGCGTGATGCTCAACGACGGACCGACCTTGCCGGCGGAGGCGACGCTCCTGCCTCCGCCCGCGTTGTGGCCGCGCGATCCGCCGGTGCGGTTCCGCAAGACCGTGCCCGATGCATGGATCGCGCTGACGATCACGGAAGGACGCAATCGCCAGGTGCGTCGGATGACCGCTGCGGTGGGGCTTCCCACGTTGAGACTGGTACGGGTGGCGGTCGGCCCCCATCGGATCGAGGGGCTCGCGCCGGGCACATGGCGCAAGATTGGATGA
- a CDS encoding NADP-dependent isocitrate dehydrogenase, with amino-acid sequence MSNTPKILYTLTDEAPFLATQSFLPIVAAYTKTAGIDVETRDISLAGRILSQFADVLPANQRINDDLAELGALATTPEANIIKLPNISASVPQLKAAIKELQQQGYALPNYPDEPKDDREADFKARYDRVKGSAVNPVLREGNSDRRAPLSVKQYARKHPHKMGAWVKDSASHVSHMDAGDFYGSEKSATIDKPGALRIEFVGADGGTKMLKDKVKVQAGEIVDGAAMNHKALSRFVDAQIEDARAKGVLFSLHLKATMMKVSDPIMFGVVVDRFYRDVLARHEGALVQAGFDPNNGIGDLYARLPSLPEDLRTMIEADIANEYKARPGLAMVNSDKGITNLHVPSDVIVDASMPAMIRDSGRMWNAKGELQDTKAVIPDRCYAGIYQAVIEDCKVNGAFDPATMGSVPNVGLMAQKAEEYGSHDKTFQIEHDGTVRVVDESGKVVLEHTVEAGDIWRMCQTKDAPIRDWVKLAVSRARLSHTPAVFWLDKARAHDAQVLAKVETYLKDHDTSGLDIRVLAPVDAMTHSLARIRRGEDTISVTGNVLRDYLTDLFPIMELGTSAKMLSVVPLMAGGGLFETGAGGSAPKHVQQFVVEDYLRWDSLGEFLALAASLEHLAETNHNAKAKVLADALDAANAKFLDENKSPGRKLGTLDNRGSHFYLAMYWALALAAQNDDAALKATFAPLAKALADNEAKIVEELNAVQGKAVDIGGYYKPDVALLAKAMRPSATFNAALGKLGA; translated from the coding sequence ATGTCGAACACCCCGAAGATCCTCTACACGCTCACCGACGAAGCGCCGTTCCTGGCGACGCAGTCCTTCCTCCCGATCGTCGCCGCCTACACGAAGACCGCGGGCATCGACGTCGAAACGCGCGACATCTCGCTCGCCGGCCGCATCCTCTCGCAGTTCGCCGACGTGCTCCCCGCGAACCAGCGCATCAACGACGACCTCGCCGAACTCGGCGCGCTCGCCACCACGCCCGAAGCCAACATCATCAAGCTGCCGAACATCAGCGCCTCGGTGCCGCAGCTGAAGGCCGCGATCAAGGAACTGCAGCAGCAGGGTTACGCGCTGCCGAACTATCCGGACGAACCGAAGGACGACCGCGAAGCCGACTTCAAGGCGCGCTACGACCGCGTCAAGGGCAGCGCCGTGAATCCCGTGCTGCGCGAAGGCAACTCCGATCGCCGCGCACCGCTGTCGGTGAAGCAGTACGCGCGCAAGCATCCGCACAAGATGGGCGCGTGGGTGAAGGATTCGGCTTCGCACGTCTCGCACATGGACGCCGGCGATTTCTACGGCAGCGAGAAGTCCGCGACGATTGACAAGCCGGGTGCGCTGCGCATCGAGTTCGTCGGTGCCGATGGCGGCACCAAGATGCTCAAGGACAAGGTGAAGGTGCAGGCCGGCGAGATCGTCGATGGCGCCGCCATGAACCACAAGGCGCTCTCGCGCTTCGTCGATGCGCAGATCGAGGATGCGCGCGCGAAGGGCGTGCTGTTCTCGCTGCACCTGAAGGCCACGATGATGAAGGTCTCCGACCCCATCATGTTCGGCGTGGTCGTCGACCGCTTCTATCGCGACGTGCTCGCGCGCCATGAAGGTGCGCTGGTGCAGGCCGGCTTCGACCCCAACAACGGCATCGGCGACCTCTACGCGCGCCTGCCCTCGCTGCCGGAAGACCTGCGCACGATGATCGAAGCCGACATCGCCAACGAGTACAAGGCGCGCCCCGGCCTGGCGATGGTGAACTCGGACAAGGGCATCACCAACCTGCACGTGCCGAGCGACGTCATCGTCGACGCTTCGATGCCCGCGATGATCCGCGACTCCGGCCGCATGTGGAACGCGAAGGGCGAGCTGCAGGACACGAAGGCGGTGATCCCCGATCGCTGCTACGCCGGCATCTACCAGGCGGTCATCGAAGACTGCAAGGTCAACGGCGCCTTCGATCCGGCCACGATGGGCAGCGTGCCCAACGTCGGCCTCATGGCGCAGAAGGCCGAGGAATACGGCTCGCACGACAAGACCTTCCAGATCGAACACGACGGCACCGTGCGCGTGGTCGACGAGAGCGGCAAGGTCGTGCTCGAACACACGGTGGAAGCCGGCGACATCTGGCGCATGTGCCAGACCAAGGACGCGCCGATCCGCGATTGGGTGAAGCTCGCCGTGTCGCGCGCGCGCCTGTCGCATACGCCGGCGGTGTTCTGGCTCGACAAGGCGCGTGCGCACGACGCGCAGGTGCTGGCGAAGGTCGAGACGTATCTGAAGGACCACGACACCAGCGGCCTGGACATCCGCGTGCTCGCACCGGTGGATGCGATGACGCATTCGCTCGCGCGCATCCGCCGCGGCGAAGACACGATCTCCGTCACCGGCAACGTACTGCGCGATTACCTGACGGACCTGTTCCCGATCATGGAACTCGGCACCAGCGCGAAGATGCTGTCGGTCGTGCCGCTGATGGCCGGTGGTGGCCTGTTCGAAACCGGCGCGGGCGGTTCGGCGCCGAAGCACGTGCAGCAGTTCGTGGTCGAGGATTACCTGCGCTGGGATTCGCTCGGCGAGTTCCTCGCGCTGGCGGCTTCGCTCGAGCACCTCGCGGAAACCAACCACAACGCGAAGGCCAAGGTGCTGGCCGATGCGCTGGATGCGGCGAACGCGAAGTTCCTCGACGAGAACAAGTCGCCCGGCCGCAAGCTCGGCACGCTCGACAACCGCGGCAGCCACTTCTACCTGGCGATGTACTGGGCGCTGGCGCTGGCCGCACAGAACGACGATGCCGCGCTGAAGGCGACGTTCGCGCCGCTGGCGAAGGCGCTGGCGGACAACGAAGCGAAGATCGTGGAAGAACTCAACGCCGTGCAGGGCAAGGCCGTGGACATCGGCGGCTACTACAAGCCGGACGTGGCGCTGCTGGCGAAGGCGATGCGTCCGAGCGCGACGTTCAACGCGGCGCTCGGCAAGCTCGGCGCCTGA
- a CDS encoding APC family permease codes for MDQPMHAPRATMQGEAALIRAVGTFALTAAVINVIIGGGIFRMPASLSTQVGMAAPLALIAGAIAIIPIALCFAAVGSRVLATGGPYTYLTATFGQFAGFIAGALMWISNITSSAGVAAALSEQVANLVPAFAPALPRALLITGVYGALFALNAFGVKLGARAIVALAALKLTPLFLLAAIGIWFVDWSQVSFAVGDVPSWSALGASMALVMFAYSGMETALVPSGELRDPSRNVPRATVAAILLVVLLYLGLQIVGQGVLGAGLGKSSVPVADTAAALWTPARVIFLITACISMTGFMMGNLLGTSRLVYALGRDGYLPRVFGRVTESHRVPMWALVAHAVPAWVLAIAGNFDSLALISGGAICLVYGLVSMAAWRAQRRDLRERGDAPFVLRGGPLVPALAVGAMVLIVMTLTQKEFAAIGIALAALVAVYAGLVFVRRRA; via the coding sequence ATGGATCAGCCGATGCACGCACCACGCGCCACCATGCAAGGGGAAGCCGCACTCATCCGTGCCGTCGGCACGTTCGCGCTGACGGCCGCCGTCATCAACGTGATCATCGGCGGCGGCATCTTCCGCATGCCCGCGTCGCTGTCGACGCAGGTCGGCATGGCCGCGCCCCTGGCGCTGATCGCCGGCGCGATCGCGATCATCCCGATCGCGCTGTGCTTCGCCGCGGTCGGCAGCCGCGTGCTCGCCACGGGCGGCCCCTACACCTACCTGACGGCCACCTTCGGCCAGTTCGCCGGCTTCATCGCGGGCGCGCTGATGTGGATCAGCAACATCACCTCGAGCGCGGGCGTCGCCGCGGCCTTGTCGGAACAGGTCGCCAACCTCGTGCCGGCCTTCGCACCGGCGCTGCCGCGTGCGTTGCTGATCACGGGCGTGTACGGCGCGTTGTTCGCGCTGAATGCGTTCGGCGTGAAGCTCGGTGCGCGCGCGATCGTCGCGCTGGCGGCGCTGAAACTCACACCGCTGTTCCTGCTCGCCGCCATCGGCATCTGGTTCGTGGACTGGAGCCAGGTGAGCTTCGCGGTCGGCGACGTGCCTTCGTGGAGTGCGCTCGGCGCGTCGATGGCGCTGGTGATGTTCGCGTACTCCGGCATGGAAACCGCGCTCGTGCCCTCCGGCGAACTGCGCGATCCTTCGCGCAACGTGCCGCGTGCGACGGTCGCGGCGATCCTGCTGGTCGTGCTGCTGTATCTCGGCCTGCAGATCGTCGGCCAGGGCGTCCTCGGCGCGGGCCTGGGCAAGAGCAGCGTGCCCGTCGCCGACACGGCAGCCGCGTTGTGGACGCCGGCGCGCGTGATCTTCCTCATCACCGCCTGCATTTCGATGACGGGCTTCATGATGGGCAACCTGCTCGGCACGTCGCGCCTGGTGTACGCGCTCGGCCGCGACGGTTACCTGCCGCGCGTGTTCGGTCGCGTGACCGAATCGCATCGCGTGCCGATGTGGGCGCTGGTCGCGCACGCGGTGCCGGCCTGGGTGCTCGCGATCGCGGGCAACTTCGATTCGCTCGCGCTCATTTCGGGCGGCGCGATCTGCCTGGTGTACGGCTTGGTCAGCATGGCGGCCTGGCGTGCGCAGCGCCGGGACCTGCGCGAACGCGGCGATGCGCCCTTCGTGCTGCGCGGTGGCCCACTCGTGCCGGCGCTCGCGGTGGGTGCGATGGTGCTGATCGTGATGACGCTGACGCAGAAGGAGTTCGCTGCGATCGGCATTGCGCTCGCGGCGCTCGTCGCGGTCTACGCCGGGCTGGTGTTCGTTCGCCGCCGCGCTTAA
- a CDS encoding LysR substrate-binding domain-containing protein produces the protein MIRPPLHALQGFVATARLGNLSRAAESMHLTISALSHQIRGLEERLGQRLFVRNPRGVELTADGQQLFDRVAEHLDAIEHALRPFGASRDEKLTLTLMPSFATSWLVPRLPAFLAAHPQLEINLQSTIRVVDFERDTDIDAGLRYGPGQWPGLESVHLFDDYLTPIASPALIERLGRPTLETLGDFPLLGAPGGRWSDWFARFGGKAPRRYVANFDDSETLHRAAIEGMGIVLGRLTLAWPLIDANRLQLLFDERLKADFSHFLVYPPRSRAHRGLGVFKAWVLEEAARYQAAQT, from the coding sequence GTGATCCGCCCACCGCTGCATGCCCTGCAGGGCTTCGTCGCCACCGCCCGCTTGGGCAACCTCTCCCGCGCGGCCGAGTCGATGCACCTGACCATCAGCGCGCTGAGCCACCAGATCCGCGGGCTCGAGGAGCGCCTCGGCCAACGCCTGTTCGTGCGCAATCCGCGCGGCGTGGAACTCACCGCCGATGGCCAGCAGTTGTTCGATCGCGTGGCCGAACACCTCGATGCGATCGAACATGCGCTGCGTCCGTTCGGTGCAAGTCGCGACGAGAAGCTGACGCTCACGCTGATGCCCTCGTTCGCGACGAGCTGGCTCGTGCCGCGCCTGCCCGCCTTCCTCGCGGCGCATCCGCAATTGGAGATCAACCTGCAGTCGACGATCCGCGTCGTCGATTTCGAGCGCGACACCGACATCGATGCAGGCCTGCGCTATGGCCCGGGGCAATGGCCGGGCCTGGAATCCGTGCACCTGTTCGACGATTACCTGACGCCGATCGCGAGCCCCGCGCTGATCGAACGCCTCGGCCGCCCCACGCTGGAAACGCTCGGCGATTTCCCCTTGCTCGGTGCACCGGGCGGGCGCTGGAGCGATTGGTTCGCGCGCTTCGGCGGCAAGGCGCCGCGGCGTTACGTGGCGAACTTCGACGACTCCGAAACCCTGCACCGCGCCGCCATCGAAGGCATGGGCATCGTGCTCGGCCGGCTCACGCTGGCCTGGCCCCTGATCGACGCCAACCGCCTGCAGCTGTTGTTCGACGAACGCCTGAAGGCTGATTTCAGCCACTTCCTGGTGTATCCGCCGAGGTCCCGCGCGCACCGGGGGCTGGGGGTGTTCAAGGCCTGGGTGCTCGAGGAGGCCGCGCGCTACCAGGCCGCGCAAACTTGA
- a CDS encoding alpha/beta fold hydrolase gives MSTPVPPGVAPADQAFLIDGPAGKLEVGVDVPEDDAAPLPLVAVVCHPLPTEGGTMHNKVVTMAARALRESGATTVRFNFRGVGRSEGSFDEGRGESDDLRAVVAWTRAQHPGKQLWLAGFSFGAYVTYKNAADLQPGMLLSIAPPVGRSWDFTDIAHPQCPWLVIQGEADEIVDAQAVKAWAEQLKPPPELVLMPETSHFFHRKLMDLRGAIKSGVRPWLPGA, from the coding sequence ATGAGCACTCCCGTTCCCCCAGGCGTCGCCCCCGCGGACCAGGCCTTCCTGATCGATGGCCCCGCCGGCAAGCTCGAAGTCGGCGTCGACGTTCCGGAAGACGACGCCGCGCCGCTGCCGCTGGTCGCGGTCGTCTGCCACCCGCTGCCCACCGAGGGCGGGACGATGCACAACAAGGTCGTGACCATGGCCGCGCGCGCCCTGCGCGAATCCGGCGCGACCACGGTGCGCTTCAACTTCCGTGGCGTCGGGCGTTCGGAAGGCAGCTTCGACGAAGGCCGGGGCGAGAGCGACGACCTGCGCGCCGTCGTTGCATGGACCCGTGCGCAGCATCCGGGCAAACAGTTGTGGCTCGCCGGCTTCAGCTTCGGCGCCTATGTCACTTACAAGAACGCCGCGGACCTGCAGCCCGGCATGCTGCTGTCGATCGCGCCGCCCGTGGGACGCAGCTGGGACTTCACGGACATCGCCCATCCCCAGTGCCCGTGGCTCGTGATCCAGGGCGAAGCCGACGAAATCGTGGACGCGCAGGCAGTGAAGGCCTGGGCCGAACAGCTGAAACCGCCGCCGGAACTCGTGCTGATGCCCGAGACCAGCCACTTCTTCCACCGCAAGCTGATGGACCTGCGCGGTGCGATCAAGAGCGGCGTGCGGCCCTGGTTGCCGGGCGCATGA
- a CDS encoding methyltransferase — protein MARMPYARSLSLALAVSLIAACASSGGSGATSSASASASAEGGVASASSSSGAMVTNATGVSLDEAIGGSWRTPNNVARDKYRHPKDMLTFFGVNADETVIEITPGGGWWTEILSPYLRDNGHYVAAVWDDNIAGQPKYRYDLNKQLREKIAGNAAEYGKSEVRIFDAKNPSFGPAGSADVVLTFRNAHNWVEDGNAEAYFKAFYDVLKPGGTLGFEDHRAKPGTDLPTQIKTGYLTEDLVIKYAQDAGFKLEAKSEVNANPLDTKDHPNGVWTLPPTNQHDAKDDAKYKAIGESDRMTLRFVKPTK, from the coding sequence ATGGCACGCATGCCTTACGCACGTTCGTTGTCGCTCGCCCTCGCCGTTTCGCTGATCGCCGCCTGCGCCTCCTCGGGTGGCAGCGGTGCGACTTCGTCCGCCTCGGCGTCCGCATCGGCGGAGGGCGGCGTGGCCAGTGCGAGTTCGTCCTCCGGCGCCATGGTGACCAACGCCACCGGCGTCTCGCTCGACGAGGCCATCGGCGGAAGCTGGCGCACGCCGAACAACGTCGCGCGCGACAAGTACCGCCATCCGAAGGACATGCTCACGTTCTTCGGCGTCAACGCGGACGAGACCGTCATCGAGATCACGCCCGGCGGCGGCTGGTGGACCGAGATCCTGTCGCCGTACCTGCGCGACAACGGGCATTACGTGGCCGCCGTGTGGGACGACAACATCGCGGGCCAGCCGAAGTATCGCTACGACCTCAACAAGCAGTTGCGCGAAAAGATCGCGGGCAACGCCGCCGAATACGGCAAGAGCGAAGTGCGGATCTTCGATGCGAAGAACCCCTCGTTCGGCCCCGCGGGTTCGGCCGACGTCGTGCTGACGTTCCGCAACGCGCACAACTGGGTCGAGGACGGCAACGCGGAGGCCTATTTCAAGGCGTTCTACGACGTGCTCAAGCCGGGCGGCACGCTGGGCTTCGAGGACCATCGCGCCAAGCCGGGCACCGACCTGCCCACGCAGATCAAGACCGGTTATCTCACCGAAGACCTGGTGATCAAGTACGCGCAGGATGCGGGCTTCAAGCTGGAAGCGAAGAGCGAAGTCAACGCGAACCCGCTGGACACCAAGGACCATCCGAACGGTGTGTGGACGCTGCCGCCCACCAACCAGCACGACGCCAAGGACGATGCGAAGTACAAGGCGATCGGCGAAAGCGATCGCATGACGCTGCGCTTCGTGAAGCCGACGAAGTAA
- a CDS encoding c-type cytochrome — MRNYDLDFLKKFSMVIGFLAALTVSLILFAHHLQGRVPAEVDPATVQRQLNRIAPAGAVYAGQTGAAAQAAAVAAAAAKAASSVAYGGTMDGSVIFNNLCTGCHTSGAGGAPMLTAAGLGARASKGVETLHKHAIKGFQGTAGVMPPKGGNPALTDDQVKATVDWMLANVK, encoded by the coding sequence GTGCGCAACTACGACCTCGACTTCCTCAAGAAATTCTCGATGGTGATCGGCTTCCTGGCCGCCCTCACCGTCTCGCTCATCCTGTTCGCCCACCACCTGCAGGGCCGCGTCCCGGCCGAAGTGGATCCGGCGACCGTGCAGCGCCAGCTCAACCGCATCGCGCCGGCCGGCGCGGTCTACGCGGGCCAGACCGGCGCTGCGGCGCAGGCGGCGGCCGTTGCGGCGGCGGCGGCGAAGGCCGCGTCCTCGGTCGCCTACGGCGGCACGATGGACGGCTCGGTGATCTTCAACAACCTGTGCACCGGCTGCCACACCTCGGGTGCGGGCGGCGCGCCGATGCTGACCGCGGCCGGCCTGGGCGCACGCGCCTCCAAGGGCGTCGAGACGCTGCACAAGCACGCGATCAAAGGCTTCCAGGGCACGGCGGGCGTGATGCCCCCGAAGGGCGGCAACCCGGCTCTCACCGACGACCAGGTCAAGGCCACGGTCGACTGGATGCTGGCCAACGTGAAGTAA
- a CDS encoding LysM peptidoglycan-binding domain-containing protein: MSNEKKPDFSGVQGTVRGTEGVIPEKPDFSGVTGTVRGEGLAPEGTTYTVQKGDTLSHIAKAHYGRANKWNAIFEANRDQLDDPDRIQPGQVLKIPAIDLDGDGAPDAPH, encoded by the coding sequence ATGAGCAACGAAAAAAAGCCCGACTTCAGCGGCGTGCAGGGCACGGTGCGCGGCACGGAAGGCGTGATTCCCGAGAAGCCCGACTTCAGCGGCGTGACCGGGACCGTGCGCGGAGAAGGCCTGGCACCCGAAGGCACGACCTACACCGTGCAGAAAGGCGACACGCTCTCGCACATTGCGAAGGCGCACTACGGCCGCGCGAACAAATGGAACGCGATCTTCGAAGCGAACCGCGACCAGCTCGACGACCCGGACCGCATCCAGCCTGGCCAGGTCCTGAAGATCCCCGCCATCGACCTCGACGGCGACGGCGCGCCCGACGCGCCGCATTGA
- the ubiA gene encoding 4-hydroxybenzoate octaprenyltransferase: MSYERDYAPVPPPVPAWRVRLGLYWQLVRGDRPVGWLLLLWPTWWGLWIAADGIPPWWTLIVFSAGVWLTRSAGCVINDYADRWLDPQVERTRDRPLATGAVRGREALMVFAVLMLAAFALVLTMNRLTIYLSVVGVLLAASYPYLKRYTYLPQVYLGLAFGWGIPLGFAAIHGEVPPIAWVLYAANILWATAYDTWYAMVDRDDDLRAGAKSTAILFGDLDLIAQGVLYACFFFALFLVGRQAALGQAYWIALGIAALLVAWEFVIARHREREACFRAFLHNQWVGATVFAGIAIALWQKAH, encoded by the coding sequence ATGAGCTACGAACGCGATTACGCGCCGGTCCCGCCACCGGTCCCGGCCTGGCGCGTGCGCCTTGGCCTGTACTGGCAACTGGTGCGCGGTGACCGCCCGGTCGGCTGGCTGCTCCTGTTGTGGCCGACGTGGTGGGGGCTGTGGATCGCTGCCGACGGCATCCCGCCGTGGTGGACCCTGATCGTCTTCAGCGCCGGCGTGTGGCTCACGCGCTCGGCGGGCTGCGTCATCAACGACTACGCCGATCGCTGGCTCGACCCGCAGGTGGAACGCACGCGCGACCGGCCGTTGGCCACCGGCGCGGTGCGCGGGCGCGAAGCGCTGATGGTGTTCGCCGTCCTCATGCTGGCCGCTTTCGCCCTCGTGCTGACGATGAATCGGCTCACGATCTATCTCAGCGTCGTCGGCGTGCTGCTCGCCGCCAGTTATCCCTACCTCAAGCGCTATACCTATTTGCCGCAGGTGTACCTCGGGCTCGCATTCGGATGGGGCATCCCGCTGGGATTCGCCGCGATCCACGGCGAAGTGCCGCCGATCGCGTGGGTGCTCTACGCCGCGAACATCCTGTGGGCGACGGCCTACGACACCTGGTACGCGATGGTCGACCGCGACGACGACCTGCGCGCCGGCGCGAAGTCCACCGCGATCCTGTTCGGCGACCTCGATCTCATCGCGCAGGGCGTGCTGTACGCGTGCTTCTTTTTCGCGCTGTTCCTGGTGGGCCGCCAGGCCGCGCTGGGGCAGGCGTACTGGATCGCACTCGGCATCGCCGCGCTGCTGGTCGCCTGGGAGTTCGTGATTGCCCGGCATCGCGAGCGCGAGGCGTGCTTCCGCGCGTTCCTGCACAACCAATGGGTCGGGGCGACGGTGTTCGCGGGCATCGCGATCGCGCTCTGGCAGAAGGCCCACTGA
- the queF gene encoding NADPH-dependent 7-cyano-7-deazaguanine reductase QueF (Catalyzes the NADPH-dependent reduction of 7-cyano-7-deazaguanine (preQ0) to 7-aminomethyl-7-deazaguanine (preQ1) in queuosine biosynthesis) — translation MTSHELPLGRPVDYPRHYDPGLLFPIARTIGRTALALPEGAPLPFAGHDRWHAYELSWLDARGKPVVQVATFTVPAASPNLVESKSLKLYLNSFNATHMDSADEVRARIAGDLSKAAGAPVDVRFGLPPMVGDDAGVVDLDAQDIAIDDYGPPKAAYLSCGDDIVEQRLRSALLKSNCPVTGQPDWAEVRIDYRGPRIDPAGLLRYLVSFRDHAEFHEQCVERIHVDLMTHCRPERLSVEALYTRRGGLDINPWRATPGFAPPTAVRALRQ, via the coding sequence ATGACTTCGCACGAACTCCCGCTCGGCCGCCCCGTCGACTATCCGCGCCATTACGACCCGGGCCTGTTGTTCCCGATCGCCCGCACGATCGGGCGCACCGCGCTCGCCCTGCCCGAGGGTGCGCCGCTACCGTTTGCAGGCCATGATCGCTGGCACGCGTACGAGTTGTCCTGGCTCGACGCGCGCGGCAAACCCGTCGTGCAGGTCGCGACGTTCACCGTGCCCGCCGCTTCGCCGAACCTGGTCGAATCCAAATCGCTGAAGCTCTATCTCAACTCGTTCAACGCGACGCACATGGACAGCGCGGACGAAGTGCGCGCACGCATCGCAGGCGATCTGTCGAAGGCGGCAGGTGCACCGGTCGACGTGCGTTTCGGTTTGCCGCCGATGGTCGGCGACGACGCGGGCGTCGTGGACCTGGATGCGCAGGACATCGCGATCGACGACTACGGTCCGCCGAAGGCCGCTTATCTGTCGTGCGGAGATGACATCGTCGAGCAACGCCTGCGCTCGGCCCTGCTCAAGTCGAACTGCCCCGTCACCGGCCAACCCGACTGGGCCGAAGTGCGCATCGACTATCGCGGCCCGCGCATCGATCCGGCGGGACTGCTGCGCTACCTCGTGAGTTTCCGCGACCACGCCGAGTTCCACGAGCAATGCGTCGAACGCATCCACGTCGACCTGATGACACATTGCCGTCCCGAACGCCTGTCGGTCGAAGCGCTGTACACGCGACGCGGCGGACTCGACATCAATCCGTGGCGCGCCACGCCCGGATTCGCGCCACCCACTGCGGTGCGCGCGCTGCGCCAATGA